The Helicoverpa armigera isolate CAAS_96S chromosome 18, ASM3070526v1, whole genome shotgun sequence genome segment AAAGGACCCCACATGTCATGCGCTCATCGAGGATTTTTAAGGTTCTCCCGACACGTGGAATCGGAATAATCCTTTAGAAAAGTtgatttgcaaaaatatatcAGTGAGTTAACACTGAGTAATGCCacgagtaaaaaaaatcgtgtgATAAGCTGCGGAATTAGCTGCGCGCGCAGGTGCCGCGGTGGCAACAATATATACATTAAAGTTCTAAAACAAAAGGACAATCCTCGTCATAAAACAATCTGCGCAATGAAAAGTAGTCAGTATGAGGATAGCTACCAACAGCCGCAAATCACGTAATCCTCACGACAATGTTTACTGTCTGACGTGGTGACCCATAAAAGTAGTTTACGATGTCAGTAATATTTTACTACCTCATTCAGGAATACTATAGATATTAAACTGTACCTGACAACCTACGTTGAGAAACGACGCTTGAGTTATAgattgtttcaataaaaaacacttcattatttaggcttttttttatttggattaaGCTTTTCTTCTAGCAATTTAACCCAGTTTTCGTATTGTTCGTTATCTTCTTCGTTTAATTCATCGCAGAACTTATCAATATCCTCGTCTTTGATATCTTCTTCATTTTCATGAGAAAATTGTGGTTGATCAGTTTGTTGTTTCTGATTTGTAGTGTTATTAACTTCTACTGgttcaccatcatcatcattgaatattatctttttatttttgtttgcaggACCTTTATTTGTCTGTGattggtttttctttttaattttttgtttgacatTAGATGTTGTATGTGTTTCTTCATTTTTAGGCTCATTATCGCTACATTCGAGATTATCGGTATTTGTGTTGACTCGTTTGCTCTTTACTACTAAGCCATCAGTACCACTGTtggtagatttcttccttttaCCCATACTtctgaaaagaaaagaaagggATAGCTTAAGCGacatagataaattattttatttaacatcggATAAAACATTAGTCAAAAGATAGTTAAGCACTTAAGTTTGTATGGTATATAATAATTGTGTACATAGGTTACTACGACTACCTTTTTTTCTTCGGAAAAATGTTTGGGTTATCTAATTTAAAGTTTGCTCTCTTAAACCTAAAGGTGTCATACGTGACTTGACACACAAGACCTCATGCTATCACTCGCCAAAGTTCGAAGACTGTCGAAGTCTAACGACTACCCATAACAAGTATGAAATTACATCAACCCAATAATACTTAACCATTGACGTGAATCTAGTGTTCGATTCCGAAACACATCCGTGCATAATAGAGGAATATTAAATATCTAATTttactaaatacataaaaaacattTGAGTGCAAATGCTTATTCATCTTACTACTATAAAGTCACGCGATGAATTAATGATTACTATTAAATTATCAGAATTAGATTACATTTCTTATCACATTTACTGTCTGTACTTCGCCATGTGGCAGTAGCATTCAGGTATATAGTTGTAATTGACATTATTTTGAAGTAGTTTATGAGAATCcacaaactgcaaactttttgatATCAGGTAATACTTTTGTTTGGAATCAACATTACCTTCAAAAGAAACTGTAAGCCAACCATCGATCGGGCCAAatatcggccgacagtttagccTGCAGTATGCGGAGCTCTTACCTAAATTCTAATTACCACTGCTGTCTATTTGTATTCAAACTAAACAACGCGAGCTAGGTAACTACTGTTAAATATACAGAATGAATAAACATTTTGGTGGAATTGGAAAAATAACATACAACTGCGCGCTTGTTTACATtatcaaaaaaacaatttgcacCTGTTATCGTAGAACTAATATATAACAGAAGTTATTCATTACCACTAAGTCAGTGAATCGCTGAAGTGTTTGATAAACACATCAGCCACTCAATGAGATAAGGAAAATACAAACCTACCTTTTTACGTAATACCTAACACGAGGTCAATGCGGGCGCATTGCCACCAGACACCACCCGCCACCCACCTCTCAATTCTCATGCGGCTGCCGTGATCGAGCAATCGAAACTAATTTCCGCGTGGTTCGTCTAGTCTCTCTGTTTTATCGTGTGTGTGATATTTTTTACTCGCAATTATTCATTCTATTTTAGTGCAAAATGGCCGAGAAGAGTTATGTGTTGGGCATGGACATTGGAACGACATCAGTGAAATTTTGTGTTTACGATCCAAACACAAAGGAAATAGTTGCTAAGCAGAATAAGGATACGGCGGCAAACATACCAAGTGATCAAGGTATTGAAGGCAACAAACAAGATGTGCCGAAAATAGTATCAGCTGTTCACTATTGCATATCGCGTCTACCAAGAGACGTATTGCGAAATGTTACAAAGATTGGGGTCTGTGGTCAAATGCACGGAGTTCTGCTATGGAGGGATGGGTACGTTAAtgttcattattataaatattttaacctgCGTTACTCTTCACAGAGgatattttttcttactttcttttacagtttttttttcagtttctttTATACTTAGTAATGGTCTGTAAttgtaattatatgtatttgtttgataaaataaaaattgatattttagggCTTGGGAAAAAGTAGAAAAAGACGGAGTAGTGATGCGATATGAAGCGAAGAGAGAAAATATGTCAGCGTTATATACTTGGCAAGATATAAGGTGCAAACCAGAATTTTTAGATTCACTGCCAAAACCTGATTCACATCTTAATTGTTATTCTGGATACGGATGCGCGACTCTCCTTTGGATGCTCAAGCACAAGCCTGAGAAACTGAAAAACTTCCAATATTCTGGAACTGTCCAAGATTTTGTTGTTGCTATGCTTTGCGATTTAGAGACACCTATAATGTCCGACCAAAATGCTGCAAGTTGGGGCTACTTTAACACTGAAAAGAATGAATGGAATATCGATATTTTGCAATCTGTCGATTTTCCAGTCAGGTTATTACCTAAGATTAATAAAAGTGGCGAATTTGCAGGAAATTTAAAAGCCTCGTGGAATGGAATTCCTGAGGGAACGCCGGTGAGTGTTGCTATGGGTGATTTACAATGTTCAATTATTGCTACTCTCGAAAGCAAGGAGGACGCTGTACTAAACATATCAACATCAGCTCAACTTGCATTTGTAGTGAATAACGTGTCAGATTTAGACTGTAAAACAGTCGAACATTTGCcatattttaataacacttATTTGGTAGTTGCTGCGTCTTTAAACGGAGGTAACGTGTTGGCCACGTTTGTAAAAATGCTGCAGCAATGGATGCTTGAACTAGGATTCCCTACCCCGCAAGCTAAGGTATGGGAAAAACTTATTAGCTTGGGCTTAGAAGCTCAGACATCGACCATGCAGATAACTCCTCATTTACTTGGCGAAAGACATTCGCCAACAGCTAGGGCTTCAGTAGAAAATATTGATCTCTCTAACATAAATCTGGGAAGTGTATTTAAATCTCTCTGTGATAGCTTAATACAAAACTTACACCACATGATGCCTAAAGAAATTCTGCGGAATGCCAATGTAAAACGAATTGTGGGAAATGGTTCAGGATTGTCtagaaatgctgttttgcaAAGAGCTGTTGAACATTACTACAGTTTACCCTTAGAATTCACGTCTGGGGGAGACGCAGCGAAAGGCGCTGCTATTGCCATTATATAGTAGACTTGttaattaacgttattttttatttattttatttaattgcaatattgcaaaattatataatttatcttaTACTTTTACAATAAAAGAGAGTACATTGCGTATTTTCTATGGACTCGGTAAAAGTTGCCTTTTTCGAGTTCTATATTTCTTGTTAGATGCCGCTCATcttgcaattaattattttagagtCTATCGTTTGTCGCTGtatggtttgtttattttaagcatATGTATTTTGCGGGATTGTGCTAATTTCTCACCCATTCAAGTCACGATTTGTGAAATATCAAG includes the following:
- the LOC110375800 gene encoding sedoheptulokinase yields the protein MAEKSYVLGMDIGTTSVKFCVYDPNTKEIVAKQNKDTAANIPSDQGIEGNKQDVPKIVSAVHYCISRLPRDVLRNVTKIGVCGQMHGVLLWRDGAWEKVEKDGVVMRYEAKRENMSALYTWQDIRCKPEFLDSLPKPDSHLNCYSGYGCATLLWMLKHKPEKLKNFQYSGTVQDFVVAMLCDLETPIMSDQNAASWGYFNTEKNEWNIDILQSVDFPVRLLPKINKSGEFAGNLKASWNGIPEGTPVSVAMGDLQCSIIATLESKEDAVLNISTSAQLAFVVNNVSDLDCKTVEHLPYFNNTYLVVAASLNGGNVLATFVKMLQQWMLELGFPTPQAKVWEKLISLGLEAQTSTMQITPHLLGERHSPTARASVENIDLSNINLGSVFKSLCDSLIQNLHHMMPKEILRNANVKRIVGNGSGLSRNAVLQRAVEHYYSLPLEFTSGGDAAKGAAIAII